A part of Bacillus thuringiensis genomic DNA contains:
- a CDS encoding YqeG family HAD IIIA-type phosphatase, whose protein sequence is MKLFLPNEYVKNVYHVQPEDLKKRGIKGVITDLDNTLIEWDRPNATPQLEEWFLKMKEQGIQVTVVSNNNEQRVKDFADPLGIPFIHSARKPFVRAFKRAIQEMHLQPDEVVVIGDQLLTDVLGGNRVGLHTILVVPVAQTDGLVTRFNRKIERRIMRSMKKKGLINWEE, encoded by the coding sequence TTGAAGTTATTTTTACCAAATGAATATGTGAAAAATGTATATCATGTTCAACCAGAAGATTTGAAAAAACGTGGAATTAAAGGTGTTATTACTGATTTAGATAACACGTTAATTGAATGGGATCGTCCAAATGCAACGCCGCAACTTGAAGAATGGTTTTTGAAAATGAAAGAGCAAGGCATTCAAGTAACGGTCGTTTCAAATAATAATGAGCAACGTGTGAAAGACTTTGCTGATCCATTAGGTATTCCATTTATTCATAGTGCGCGTAAACCATTTGTCCGCGCATTTAAGCGTGCGATACAAGAGATGCACCTGCAACCAGATGAAGTTGTAGTAATTGGGGATCAGTTACTAACGGATGTGTTAGGTGGAAACCGAGTGGGACTTCATACGATTTTGGTTGTACCGGTAGCACAAACGGACGGATTAGTAACGCGCTTTAATCGGAAAATTGAACGAAGAATTATGAGAAGTATGAAGAAAAAAGGTTTAATTAACTGGGAGGAATAA
- a CDS encoding sporulation histidine kinase inhibitor Sda, which produces MKTKHMEQLSTELLTESYYKAKELKLNPDFILLIKQEMIRRSLEDKLVKSS; this is translated from the coding sequence TTGAAAACAAAACACATGGAACAGTTATCTACTGAGTTACTCACTGAGTCTTATTATAAAGCAAAAGAACTAAAATTAAATCCCGACTTCATTTTACTTATAAAACAAGAAATGATTAGACGCTCATTAGAGGACAAGCTTGTCAAATCGTCTTAA
- a CDS encoding phosphatidylserine decarboxylase: MRRTLYRLMIELTNGRFTSYILRKFAQSRLSAIIIPSYAKVFQINQDEMEKGLKEYRTLHELFTRKLKEGKRSVDTDASSIVSPVDGVFADYGPIEDTKTFDIKGKRYSIVDMLGNEERAKRYAGGTYMVIYLSPSHYHRIHSPLSGSVTERFVLGRKSYPVNAAGMEYGKEPLSKNYRSVTEVNSDGEHMALVKVGAMFVNSIELLHERSTVQKGEEMAYFTFGSTVVLLFEKDMIEVVQNLKSGQELRLGEKIATRLAHK; encoded by the coding sequence TTGCGACGTACATTATATCGACTTATGATCGAACTTACAAATGGTCGTTTTACTTCTTATATATTACGTAAATTTGCACAATCTCGTTTGAGCGCTATCATTATTCCATCGTATGCGAAAGTTTTTCAAATTAACCAAGATGAGATGGAAAAGGGTTTGAAGGAATATAGAACATTGCATGAATTATTTACGCGTAAGCTAAAAGAAGGAAAGCGTAGTGTTGATACAGATGCATCGAGTATCGTTAGTCCTGTTGATGGTGTTTTTGCTGATTACGGTCCTATTGAGGACACAAAAACATTTGATATTAAAGGTAAGCGTTATTCAATCGTGGATATGCTAGGTAATGAAGAACGTGCAAAGCGATATGCAGGTGGTACATACATGGTTATTTATTTAAGCCCAAGTCATTATCATCGTATTCATAGTCCGCTTTCTGGTTCTGTGACTGAAAGGTTTGTACTTGGTAGAAAGTCATATCCGGTAAATGCAGCTGGTATGGAATACGGGAAAGAGCCATTGTCAAAAAATTATCGCTCTGTTACAGAAGTAAATAGTGACGGTGAACATATGGCACTTGTAAAAGTAGGAGCTATGTTTGTTAACAGTATTGAGCTGCTACATGAAAGAAGTACTGTTCAAAAAGGTGAAGAAATGGCATACTTTACATTTGGCTCAACAGTTGTGTTATTGTTTGAAAAAGATATGATAGAAGTAGTGCAGAATTTGAAGAGTGGACAAGAACTTCGTCTTGGTGAAAAAATTGCTACTCGATTGGCTCATAAGTAA
- the sigK gene encoding RNA polymerase sporulation sigma factor SigK, whose translation MSLFAAIGYMVREVFVFVSYVKNNAFPQPLSSDDERKYLELMEQGDAQARNLLIEHNLRLVAHIVKKFENTGEDAEDLISIGTIGLIKAIESYSAGKGTKLATYAARCIENEILMHLRVLKKTKKDVSLHDPIGQDKEGNEISLIDILKSESEDVIDMIQLSMELEKIKEYIDILDEREKEVIVKRFGLGLDKEKTQREIAKALGISRSYVSRIEKRALMKMFHEFVRAEKEKKAKE comes from the coding sequence TTGAGTCTATTCGCCGCAATTGGATATATGGTTCGAGAAGTGTTTGTCTTTGTTTCTTATGTGAAAAATAATGCGTTTCCGCAGCCGTTATCATCAGACGATGAGAGAAAGTACTTAGAGTTAATGGAGCAAGGTGATGCTCAAGCGAGAAATCTGTTAATTGAACATAATTTACGGCTTGTAGCTCATATCGTTAAAAAATTTGAAAATACAGGGGAAGATGCAGAAGATTTAATTTCAATTGGTACAATTGGGCTCATTAAAGCGATCGAGAGCTATTCGGCAGGAAAAGGCACAAAACTTGCGACGTATGCAGCGCGCTGTATTGAAAATGAAATTTTGATGCATTTACGTGTACTGAAAAAAACGAAAAAGGACGTTTCACTTCATGATCCGATCGGGCAAGATAAAGAGGGGAATGAAATATCGCTTATTGATATATTAAAATCAGAGTCTGAAGATGTAATTGATATGATCCAGCTTAGTATGGAGTTGGAAAAGATTAAAGAGTATATCGATATTTTAGACGAACGAGAGAAAGAAGTAATCGTGAAGCGTTTTGGACTGGGGCTTGATAAGGAGAAAACGCAACGAGAGATTGCAAAGGCACTTGGTATTTCCAGAAGCTACGTATCAAGAATTGAAAAGCGCGCGTTAATGAAAATGTTCCATGAATTTGTAAGAGCTGAGAAAGAGAAAAAAGCGAAAGAATAA
- a CDS encoding YcdB/YcdC domain-containing protein: MMNQKDKERKEKVAHIIEISDDYRLVVDDQEGVDDPYHLLWWEHKEDEERTIQITLNRHTGNLIEFSIDDENSFSSGKKAIEENKAREIANAFLKKYTKEGYEFYTYVTVKDDRRGRKEVNYMQEVNGYPLPNTGCIVRVHSSGNVVNFHYNGQKAIEKKPLWPSEIVEENVVLENLKARQDMRLVFVDLTYSSCKYENGEEIKGHHLVYEPAPSYAFIKASTGKDLYGPDHYKLSSTVLVDKPLKSSLKKDVLDLFDWDKEKFVKLDEKVDEDEVRIKFVLKEELQNEIEEKDQYSMDEFYKKHVPMLKHDEFVVITLDKETNQLLSFFMWQDEKKRRTILSREQCLSKALQFLEHTIPDATKYIQLWDDYEEEEGIERFSFSMYVNDIHVERKYIMININAENGAVMHYSGESNKFIKELLTYETTPKVKKENAVAIYRGAMRVNLEWFLENDLEETNYELLYKQTTNENHKESFDFSREIRYIDAHTGEKIWSEY; the protein is encoded by the coding sequence ATGATGAATCAAAAAGATAAAGAAAGAAAAGAGAAAGTGGCACATATTATTGAAATTTCGGATGATTATAGACTCGTTGTAGATGATCAAGAAGGCGTGGATGACCCATATCATCTATTATGGTGGGAGCATAAAGAGGATGAGGAGAGAACGATACAAATTACGTTGAATAGACATACTGGTAATTTAATTGAATTTAGTATAGATGATGAAAATTCTTTTTCGAGCGGTAAGAAAGCGATAGAGGAGAATAAAGCAAGAGAGATTGCAAATGCATTCTTAAAAAAATATACAAAAGAAGGATATGAATTTTATACATATGTAACGGTTAAGGACGACAGGCGTGGTCGGAAAGAAGTAAATTATATGCAAGAAGTGAATGGCTATCCATTGCCGAATACAGGGTGTATTGTGCGAGTTCACTCTTCAGGGAATGTTGTGAATTTTCATTATAATGGACAAAAAGCTATCGAGAAAAAACCGTTATGGCCAAGCGAAATTGTTGAGGAGAACGTCGTTTTAGAAAACTTGAAAGCTAGACAAGATATGAGACTTGTATTTGTAGATTTAACATACTCTTCATGTAAATATGAAAATGGTGAGGAAATAAAAGGGCATCATCTTGTATATGAGCCAGCGCCTAGTTATGCGTTTATTAAAGCAAGTACAGGTAAAGATTTATATGGGCCAGACCATTATAAATTATCTTCTACAGTACTTGTTGATAAACCCCTAAAGAGTAGTCTGAAAAAGGATGTGCTTGATTTATTTGATTGGGACAAGGAGAAATTTGTAAAATTAGATGAAAAAGTAGATGAGGATGAAGTCCGGATAAAATTTGTATTAAAAGAAGAATTACAAAACGAAATAGAAGAGAAGGATCAATATTCAATGGATGAGTTCTATAAAAAACATGTTCCAATGCTAAAGCATGATGAATTTGTTGTAATTACTCTAGATAAAGAAACAAATCAATTGCTTTCTTTTTTTATGTGGCAGGATGAGAAAAAAAGAAGAACAATCTTATCAAGAGAGCAATGTTTAAGCAAAGCACTTCAATTTTTAGAGCATACTATACCAGATGCGACAAAGTATATTCAGCTGTGGGATGATTATGAAGAGGAAGAGGGGATAGAGAGGTTTTCCTTTTCAATGTATGTAAATGACATTCATGTAGAGCGGAAATATATTATGATCAACATCAATGCAGAAAATGGTGCAGTGATGCACTACTCTGGAGAGTCTAACAAATTTATAAAAGAATTACTTACATATGAAACAACACCAAAAGTAAAAAAGGAAAACGCGGTAGCAATATACAGAGGGGCTATGCGAGTTAATTTAGAATGGTTTTTAGAAAATGACTTAGAGGAAACGAATTACGAACTACTGTATAAACAAACGACGAATGAAAATCATAAAGAATCCTTCGATTTTAGTCGAGAAATTCGTTATATTGATGCGCATACTGGGGAGAAAATTTGGAGTGAATATTAG
- the rpmG gene encoding 50S ribosomal protein L33 encodes MRVNITLACTECGDRNYISKKNKRNNPERIELKKYCPRLKRVTLHRETK; translated from the coding sequence ATGCGTGTAAATATTACACTAGCTTGTACGGAGTGCGGTGATCGTAATTACATTTCTAAAAAAAATAAACGAAACAATCCAGAGCGCATCGAACTAAAAAAATATTGTCCACGATTAAAGCGAGTAACGTTACATCGTGAAACGAAGTAG
- a CDS encoding nitroreductase family protein, with protein MNFEELAIARRSAMKFVQGVEIPDEDFKKIFELTKLSPSCYNLQHTHYVVIRDQERKERLKELAFRQYKVSSASAVILVCGDKRAYQNVENIYFGMKVLKMIDECEYEDTIKQTKGLYEGKGERFMEEEAIRNASLSAMTFMYAAKYYGYDTCPMIGFDEKAVQSELNMPEHIVPVLMITIGKSDTTKTRPRGYRKPISEFVTYETF; from the coding sequence GTGAACTTTGAAGAATTAGCAATTGCTAGACGTTCCGCAATGAAATTTGTACAAGGAGTAGAAATCCCAGATGAGGATTTTAAAAAAATATTTGAGCTAACAAAGCTTTCTCCATCTTGTTACAATTTGCAACATACGCATTATGTTGTAATTCGTGATCAAGAGCGAAAAGAAAGATTAAAAGAGTTAGCTTTTAGGCAATATAAAGTATCGAGTGCATCTGCGGTAATACTTGTTTGTGGTGATAAGAGAGCATACCAAAATGTCGAAAATATTTATTTCGGTATGAAGGTTTTAAAGATGATTGATGAATGTGAGTATGAAGATACAATTAAGCAAACGAAAGGGCTATATGAAGGAAAAGGAGAACGCTTCATGGAAGAGGAAGCGATTAGAAATGCTTCGTTAAGTGCGATGACTTTTATGTACGCAGCTAAATATTACGGCTATGATACGTGTCCAATGATCGGTTTCGATGAAAAAGCAGTGCAGAGTGAACTAAATATGCCGGAGCATATAGTACCTGTTTTAATGATTACGATAGGAAAAAGTGATACTACTAAAACTCGTCCACGAGGATACCGAAAGCCGATTAGTGAGTTTGTTACATACGAAACATTTTAA
- a CDS encoding GTP pyrophosphokinase, whose product MEYNQSTVNYWKAFVLPYTFALEELKTKFEIMNREAQFLEDYNPFEHIKTRLKQPESIIKKLERKNLLPTVENAQTHLQDIIGIRITCCFVEDIYHLKEVIQKREDMEIIEVKDYIANPKGNGYKSLHMIIKYPLSLNSGTKDVFAEIQLRTLAMDFWASLEHKLYYKYEGKIPEYLKDELHDAAMKAEDLDNKMATIRQDIDDIEACSNQIMLPL is encoded by the coding sequence ATGGAATATAATCAATCAACAGTTAACTACTGGAAAGCTTTTGTACTACCATATACATTTGCTTTAGAAGAGTTAAAAACTAAATTTGAAATTATGAACCGGGAAGCTCAATTTTTAGAGGATTACAACCCGTTTGAACATATAAAAACAAGATTAAAACAACCTGAAAGTATTATTAAAAAGCTTGAACGTAAAAATTTATTACCTACAGTTGAAAATGCGCAAACACATTTACAAGATATCATCGGCATTCGTATTACATGTTGCTTCGTAGAAGATATTTATCATTTAAAAGAAGTCATTCAAAAGCGTGAAGATATGGAAATCATAGAGGTAAAAGATTATATTGCTAACCCAAAGGGAAACGGCTATAAAAGTTTACACATGATTATTAAATATCCTTTATCACTGAATTCTGGTACAAAAGATGTATTTGCAGAAATTCAGTTACGTACACTTGCTATGGACTTTTGGGCAAGTTTAGAACATAAACTTTATTATAAATATGAGGGGAAAATACCTGAGTATTTAAAAGATGAACTACATGATGCAGCAATGAAAGCTGAAGATCTTGATAATAAAATGGCAACAATTCGCCAAGATATTGATGATATCGAAGCATGCTCAAATCAAATTATGTTACCACTATAA
- a CDS encoding alkaline phosphatase gives MKKFVKKAWPFAVVASLAVTSVATWNFTRSSEVNADESGSNAKIKNVIVLIGDGMGPSYMTAHRYMKDNPKTFEMESTEFDKHLVGTQKTYPEDEHENITDSASAATAMSAGIKTYNAAIAVDNDKAEVKTVLEQAKEKGKSTGLVATSEITHATPAAFGAHDISRKNMDAIANDYFDEKIKGKHKVDVMLGGGVNNFVRKDRNLTEEFKKSGYSYVTDRNQLLNDKNDQILGLFAPGGLDKMIDRTDKTPSLEEMTNAAIDRLNKNKNGFFLMVEGSQIDWAGHDNDIVGAMSEMEDFERAFKAAIEFAKKDKNTLVVATADHATGGLSLGANGEYNFKVDPIKAAKRTPDFMANEIAKGANVEETLKKYIDLQLTPEEIKAVNDIAPSKDVTKIDNAIEDIFNKRSVTGWTTGGHTGEDVNVYAFGPGKYLFSGVQENTNIAKRVFDIVGGGDPNKGRR, from the coding sequence GTGAAAAAGTTTGTGAAAAAAGCATGGCCATTTGCAGTTGTGGCATCGTTAGCTGTTACTTCGGTAGCAACATGGAATTTTACTCGTTCTAGTGAGGTTAATGCAGATGAGAGCGGAAGCAATGCAAAGATTAAAAATGTCATCGTATTAATTGGGGATGGTATGGGACCTTCATATATGACGGCTCACCGTTATATGAAAGATAATCCAAAAACTTTTGAGATGGAATCTACAGAATTTGATAAGCATCTTGTAGGAACGCAAAAAACATATCCGGAAGATGAACATGAAAATATTACAGACTCTGCATCTGCAGCAACAGCTATGTCGGCAGGAATTAAAACATATAATGCAGCAATTGCAGTTGATAATGATAAAGCAGAAGTAAAAACTGTTCTTGAACAAGCGAAAGAAAAAGGGAAATCAACGGGACTCGTTGCTACTTCTGAAATTACACATGCAACACCAGCGGCTTTCGGTGCGCATGACATTAGTCGTAAAAATATGGACGCAATTGCAAATGATTATTTTGATGAGAAAATTAAAGGGAAGCATAAAGTAGACGTTATGCTTGGCGGCGGTGTAAATAACTTTGTTAGAAAAGATCGCAATCTTACAGAAGAATTTAAGAAATCTGGTTATAGCTATGTAACAGATCGAAATCAATTATTAAATGATAAAAACGATCAAATTCTAGGTTTATTTGCACCAGGCGGATTAGATAAAATGATTGATCGTACTGATAAAACACCTTCATTAGAAGAGATGACAAATGCAGCGATTGATCGTTTGAATAAAAATAAAAATGGTTTCTTCTTAATGGTTGAAGGAAGCCAAATCGACTGGGCTGGACACGATAATGATATCGTTGGTGCAATGAGTGAAATGGAAGACTTTGAAAGAGCATTTAAAGCAGCGATTGAGTTTGCGAAAAAAGATAAAAATACGTTAGTCGTTGCGACAGCAGATCACGCTACAGGTGGATTATCTTTAGGTGCAAATGGTGAGTATAACTTTAAAGTAGATCCAATTAAAGCTGCAAAGCGCACACCAGACTTCATGGCAAATGAAATTGCAAAAGGTGCAAATGTAGAAGAAACATTGAAAAAATATATTGATTTACAATTAACACCTGAAGAAATTAAAGCGGTAAATGATATTGCTCCTTCAAAAGATGTAACAAAGATTGATAATGCGATTGAGGATATTTTCAATAAGCGTTCGGTTACAGGATGGACAACAGGTGGACATACAGGGGAAGATGTAAACGTATATGCATTTGGCCCTGGTAAATACTTGTTCTCTGGTGTTCAAGAGAATACAAATATTGCCAAACGCGTCTTTGATATTGTTGGCGGTGGCGATCCGAATAAAGGAAGACGCTAA
- a CDS encoding GNAT family N-acetyltransferase produces MKTIKLDETFIFDLLDLCKAIGWLQDKAFMKKQFEMYLSLGTLIGYMHENKLIAAGGVFPFKDSFSTIGMLIVHPNFQSRGIGRILLNHCLEYTHPKQPIALIATKAGEPLYTSCGFQTVTTIHRFEKQTTKTHIAHTQQVNEPDLVSLISLDQITTGANRSLLYSLLLPRTRYSFKIERNNCIEAFSLCIQKGNILCVNPLIAKQEKDAIQLFKKICECWNGTVRIDVPHSQFSFRKFLQTENFQETLLSPLMMKNGSQLPGNRNMLFAMIDTALC; encoded by the coding sequence ATGAAAACAATAAAGCTAGATGAAACTTTTATTTTTGATTTACTCGACCTTTGCAAAGCTATTGGATGGTTACAAGATAAAGCATTTATGAAAAAACAATTCGAAATGTATCTTTCGCTCGGCACACTTATCGGTTATATGCATGAAAATAAACTGATTGCAGCTGGAGGAGTATTTCCTTTTAAAGATAGTTTTTCTACTATCGGCATGTTAATCGTCCACCCTAATTTTCAAAGCCGAGGCATCGGGCGGATTTTGCTTAATCACTGCTTAGAATACACTCACCCAAAACAACCAATTGCACTTATTGCAACAAAAGCTGGCGAGCCTCTTTATACATCGTGCGGATTTCAAACAGTAACGACGATTCATCGTTTTGAAAAACAAACTACTAAAACACATATTGCACACACGCAACAAGTGAACGAACCAGACCTTGTATCACTTATTTCTCTCGATCAAATTACAACTGGTGCTAATCGTTCTTTACTTTATTCATTACTATTACCAAGAACTAGGTACTCTTTTAAAATCGAGAGAAATAACTGTATAGAAGCTTTTTCTTTATGTATACAAAAAGGTAATATATTATGCGTCAATCCACTTATCGCAAAACAAGAGAAGGATGCTATCCAATTATTCAAGAAGATCTGTGAATGTTGGAATGGCACAGTACGAATTGATGTCCCACATTCACAATTTTCATTTCGTAAATTTCTTCAAACAGAAAATTTCCAAGAAACGCTTCTTTCACCTCTTATGATGAAAAATGGTAGCCAACTTCCTGGAAATCGTAATATGCTATTTGCTATGATAGATACAGCGTTATGTTAG
- a CDS encoding alpha/beta fold hydrolase has product MKRFSYFMVGCLTLTLLVGCSAAEKPVEQVKQVKNTITAKLTTEEKMVEIDGQTIYFKKIGNKKPPLLMIHGFGGSSDGFQKIYSDLAKNHTIISVDALGFGRSSKPMDFYYSFPTHANLYYKLMKKLGYDSFAILGHSMGGEISLNLTYLYPEAVTHLILTDATGGPHTLVNKTGSPKPQLSTDLNTVSSVKDYDESQVKFKRDDEEHYNKMKLWPRRLQINANEIKQPTLIIWGRNDSSVSWKEGETYHQFLKNSTFHIIEKGYHAPFRQEPQEFVGYVKDFFKNNPIKVEK; this is encoded by the coding sequence TTGAAGCGATTTAGCTATTTTATGGTAGGTTGTCTTACTCTTACACTATTAGTAGGATGTAGTGCAGCAGAAAAGCCAGTAGAACAAGTAAAACAAGTTAAAAATACAATTACAGCGAAACTAACTACCGAGGAAAAAATGGTAGAAATAGATGGTCAAACCATTTACTTTAAAAAAATTGGTAATAAAAAACCACCTTTACTTATGATTCATGGATTTGGAGGGTCATCAGATGGCTTCCAAAAGATTTATTCAGATTTAGCAAAAAATCATACGATTATTTCTGTTGATGCTTTAGGATTCGGACGCTCATCAAAGCCGATGGATTTTTATTATTCTTTTCCAACTCATGCAAACTTGTATTATAAGTTAATGAAAAAACTCGGCTATGATTCATTCGCAATACTGGGACATTCAATGGGCGGAGAAATTTCTCTTAATTTAACATATTTATACCCTGAAGCAGTTACCCACCTTATCTTAACTGATGCCACAGGCGGTCCTCATACACTAGTTAATAAAACAGGTTCTCCGAAACCACAATTATCGACTGATTTAAATACTGTTTCTTCTGTTAAAGACTATGATGAGAGCCAAGTGAAGTTTAAGCGTGACGATGAAGAACATTACAACAAAATGAAATTATGGCCTAGACGTCTTCAAATCAATGCGAATGAAATCAAACAACCAACTTTAATTATATGGGGAAGAAATGATAGTAGCGTTTCTTGGAAAGAAGGAGAAACGTATCATCAATTCTTAAAAAATAGTACTTTCCATATTATCGAAAAAGGTTATCATGCACCATTTCGTCAAGAGCCACAAGAGTTTGTAGGTTATGTAAAAGACTTCTTTAAGAACAATCCAATAAAAGTTGAAAAATAA
- a CDS encoding DoxX family protein — MVIQFLRENKAVSFVLAVIRVYLGYTWLMAGIGKLQGKGFDATGYLQGAIEKSKGAQPAVQSWWASFLQDFAIPNVDLFNTLVTWGEILVGIGLIVGCLTKTAVFFGLVMNFSYMFSGSIGVNPEMVILSMFVLVSGMNAGKFGMDGFVIPKVLGSKTPKRQKQAA, encoded by the coding sequence ATGGTTATTCAATTTTTAAGAGAAAACAAAGCAGTTTCTTTTGTGTTAGCAGTAATTCGAGTATATCTTGGTTACACATGGTTAATGGCTGGAATCGGTAAACTACAAGGAAAAGGATTCGATGCAACTGGTTATTTACAAGGTGCAATTGAAAAATCTAAAGGAGCACAACCGGCTGTTCAATCTTGGTGGGCATCATTTTTACAAGATTTCGCAATTCCAAACGTTGATCTATTTAATACACTTGTAACGTGGGGAGAAATTTTAGTTGGAATTGGTTTAATTGTAGGCTGTTTAACAAAAACAGCGGTCTTTTTTGGCCTTGTAATGAACTTTTCCTATATGTTTAGTGGGTCAATTGGTGTAAACCCTGAAATGGTTATTTTATCAATGTTCGTTCTAGTCTCTGGTATGAACGCTGGTAAATTTGGAATGGATGGTTTCGTTATTCCAAAAGTATTAGGATCAAAAACGCCAAAACGCCAAAAGCAAGCTGCTTAA
- a CDS encoding delta-aminolevulinic acid dehydratase, producing the protein MLNVALVVGFNSDLEAQSIRASLEYFGAKVITYWIGRPKEFIDILSGKSLYNDIDYVVFCFHGEEGKFVMEELGEDIYEQDEPRGYFGAAEIYKYAKLHNTHIVNSGCTLGERKLAESFLRSGAKSYIGSIDYVDGNAALMFTIRLFYGLINHAKTLEDVFQEAKLIDEETHTFQFYK; encoded by the coding sequence ATGTTGAATGTTGCATTAGTAGTTGGTTTTAATTCGGATTTAGAGGCGCAATCAATCCGAGCATCGCTTGAATATTTTGGAGCAAAAGTTATAACATACTGGATTGGTAGACCGAAAGAGTTCATCGATATTCTTTCTGGAAAGAGTTTATATAATGATATTGATTATGTGGTCTTTTGCTTTCATGGTGAGGAAGGAAAATTTGTGATGGAAGAGTTAGGTGAAGATATATATGAACAAGATGAACCGAGGGGATACTTTGGTGCAGCAGAGATTTATAAATATGCAAAATTGCATAATACACATATTGTAAATAGTGGGTGTACGTTAGGGGAGCGAAAACTAGCAGAATCTTTTTTACGTAGTGGGGCGAAATCGTATATTGGATCGATAGATTATGTAGATGGGAATGCAGCACTTATGTTTACAATACGCTTATTTTATGGGCTTATTAACCATGCAAAAACGTTAGAGGATGTTTTTCAAGAGGCGAAATTAATTGATGAGGAGACACATACATTTCAATTCTATAAATAA
- a CDS encoding phosphoglycerate mutase: MKWIIAFIGMIIWGYINGFFNSDKTANPWITDDERETKMKQKAIIASWSGVFMFCIINLLNKWLGLGTSNTSPYLPDPVATILKENVELQVLLMLFITYGIFYVYYRRKLGA; the protein is encoded by the coding sequence ATGAAATGGATTATTGCCTTTATCGGAATGATCATATGGGGATACATAAATGGATTTTTTAATAGTGATAAAACTGCTAATCCTTGGATTACAGATGATGAACGTGAAACAAAAATGAAACAGAAAGCAATTATTGCAAGCTGGTCTGGTGTTTTCATGTTTTGTATCATTAACCTCTTAAACAAATGGTTAGGTTTAGGAACGAGCAATACATCACCTTACTTACCAGATCCCGTCGCAACTATTTTAAAAGAAAATGTTGAGTTACAAGTTTTACTTATGCTATTTATTACGTATGGCATATTTTACGTATACTATCGAAGAAAATTAGGCGCTTAA
- a CDS encoding DUF4023 domain-containing protein, whose translation MSNSNDFLDTLHEKQAKDEQNRKRQGNGNPAKKKPNKTHK comes from the coding sequence ATGAGTAACTCAAATGACTTTTTAGATACACTACATGAAAAACAAGCAAAAGATGAACAAAATAGAAAACGTCAAGGGAACGGAAACCCAGCGAAAAAAAAGCCAAATAAAACACATAAATAA